In the genome of Streptomyces racemochromogenes, one region contains:
- the argJ gene encoding bifunctional glutamate N-acetyltransferase/amino-acid acetyltransferase ArgJ, which yields MSVTAAQGFTAAGIAAGIKANGNPDLALVVNNGPRLAAAGVFTSNRVKAAPVRWSEQVLRGGTVSAVVLNSGGANACTGPKGFQDTHATAEKVAATLNEQDPGGEHNAGEIAVASTGLIGVLLPMDKLLPGIETAAAALSADGGEDAAIAIKTTDTVHKTATVSQDGWTVGGMAKGAGMLAPGLATMLVVLTTDADLDSATLDKALRDATRTTFDRVDSDGCMSTNDTVLLLASGASGQVPAYEAFADAVRTVCDDLARQLIGDAEGASKDIRIEVIGAASEQDAVEVGRSIARNNLLKCAIHGEDPNWGRVLSAIGTTGAAFDPDRLNVAINGVWVCKNGSVGEDRDLVSMKDREVHITADLSTGSESAVIWANDLTAEYVHENSAYSS from the coding sequence GTGAGCGTGACGGCTGCACAGGGATTCACGGCGGCGGGCATCGCCGCCGGGATCAAGGCGAACGGCAACCCCGACCTGGCCCTCGTGGTCAACAACGGGCCGCGACTGGCCGCCGCGGGCGTCTTCACCTCCAACCGCGTCAAGGCCGCCCCCGTGCGCTGGTCCGAGCAGGTCCTGCGCGGCGGGACCGTCAGCGCCGTCGTCCTCAACTCCGGTGGCGCCAACGCCTGCACCGGCCCCAAGGGCTTCCAGGACACCCACGCCACCGCCGAGAAGGTCGCGGCCACCCTCAACGAGCAGGATCCCGGCGGCGAGCACAACGCCGGCGAGATCGCCGTCGCCTCCACCGGCCTGATCGGCGTCCTGCTCCCCATGGACAAGCTGCTCCCCGGCATCGAGACGGCCGCCGCCGCCCTCTCCGCCGACGGCGGCGAGGACGCGGCCATCGCCATCAAGACCACTGACACCGTCCACAAGACCGCCACCGTCTCCCAGGACGGCTGGACGGTCGGCGGCATGGCCAAGGGCGCGGGCATGCTCGCCCCGGGCCTGGCCACCATGCTCGTCGTCCTCACCACCGACGCCGACCTCGACAGCGCCACCCTCGACAAGGCGCTGCGCGACGCCACCCGCACCACCTTCGACCGGGTCGACTCCGACGGCTGCATGTCCACCAACGACACCGTGCTGCTGCTCGCCTCCGGCGCCAGTGGCCAGGTACCCGCGTACGAGGCCTTCGCCGACGCCGTACGGACGGTCTGCGACGACCTCGCCCGCCAGCTGATCGGCGACGCCGAGGGCGCCAGCAAGGACATCCGCATCGAGGTCATCGGCGCGGCCAGCGAGCAGGACGCGGTCGAGGTCGGCCGGTCCATCGCCCGCAACAACCTGCTCAAGTGCGCCATCCACGGCGAGGACCCCAACTGGGGCCGCGTCCTGTCCGCCATCGGCACCACCGGGGCGGCCTTCGACCCGGACCGGCTGAACGTCGCCATCAACGGCGTCTGGGTCTGCAAGAACGGCTCCGTCGGCGAGGACCGCGACCTGGTGAGCATGAAGGACCGCGAGGTCCACATCACCGCTGACCTGTCCACCGGCTCCGAGTCGGCGGTCATCTGGGCCAACGACCTGACGGCCGAGTACGTCCACGAGAACAGCGCCTACAGCTCATGA
- the argC gene encoding N-acetyl-gamma-glutamyl-phosphate reductase: MVVRVAVAGASGYAGGEVLRLLLSHPEVEIGALTGHSNAGQAFGPLQPHLLPLAGRTLEATTPEVLAGHDVVFLALPHGQSAAVAARLGDDVLVVDMGADHRLKDSADWDRFYGAPHAGTWPYGLPELPGGRAALAGTRRIAVPGCFPTAVSLALYPAYQARLAGPEAVIVAATGTSGAGKALKANLLGSEVMGTVTPYGVGGGHRHTPEMVQNLSPLAGERVSVSFTPHLVPMARGILATCSARALPGTTAESLRAAYEKAYADEPFVRLLPEGQWPTTKAVYGSNAVHVQVAYDGSAQRIIAISAIDNLTKGTAGGAVQSMNIALGLPEALGLSTMGVAP; this comes from the coding sequence ATGGTGGTACGTGTAGCGGTGGCCGGAGCGAGCGGATACGCGGGCGGTGAAGTCCTGCGCCTGCTGCTCTCGCACCCCGAGGTCGAGATCGGCGCGCTGACCGGCCACTCCAACGCCGGACAGGCCTTCGGCCCGCTCCAGCCGCACCTTCTCCCGCTCGCCGGACGGACCCTGGAGGCGACCACGCCCGAGGTCCTCGCCGGCCACGACGTGGTGTTCCTCGCCCTGCCGCACGGCCAGTCCGCAGCCGTCGCCGCCCGGCTCGGCGACGACGTCCTCGTCGTCGACATGGGCGCCGACCACCGGCTGAAGGACTCCGCCGACTGGGACCGGTTCTACGGCGCCCCGCACGCCGGCACCTGGCCCTACGGGCTCCCCGAGCTCCCCGGCGGCCGCGCCGCCCTCGCCGGCACCCGGCGCATCGCCGTCCCCGGCTGCTTCCCGACCGCCGTCTCCCTCGCCCTCTACCCCGCCTACCAGGCGCGGCTCGCCGGACCCGAGGCCGTGATCGTCGCCGCCACCGGCACCTCCGGCGCCGGCAAGGCCCTCAAGGCGAACCTGCTCGGCTCCGAGGTCATGGGCACCGTGACCCCCTACGGCGTCGGCGGCGGCCACCGGCACACCCCCGAGATGGTGCAGAACCTCTCCCCGCTCGCCGGGGAGCGCGTCTCGGTCTCCTTCACCCCGCACCTCGTGCCCATGGCGCGCGGCATCCTCGCGACCTGCTCCGCCAGGGCCCTGCCCGGCACCACGGCCGAGTCGCTGCGCGCCGCGTACGAGAAGGCCTACGCCGACGAGCCCTTCGTCCGGCTCCTGCCCGAGGGCCAGTGGCCCACCACCAAGGCGGTGTACGGCTCCAACGCCGTCCACGTCCAGGTCGCGTACGACGGCTCCGCCCAGCGGATCATCGCCATCAGCGCGATCGACAACCTCACCAAGGGCACCGCCGGCGGTGCGGTGCAGAGCATGAACATCGCCCTCGGGCTCCCCGAGGCGCTGGGTCTTTCCACGATGGGAGTGGCGCCGTGA
- the argB gene encoding acetylglutamate kinase, with the protein MSTARRHTALPKAEILIEALPWLTRHNGKIVVIKFGGNAMIDEDLKAAFAQDVVFLRQAGLRPVVVHGGGPQINAQLDKQGLVSEFKAGLRVTTPEAMDVVRMVLAGQVQRELVGLLNQHGPLAVGMTGEDAHTITATKHTPRIGGEAVDIGRVGEITAIDTGAIEALLADGRIPVISSIARSADDGHVYNVNADTAAAALAAALGAETLMVLTDVEGLYADWPNSDEVISRLTVSELEKLLPELSSGMVPKMEGCLHAVRGGVSTARVIDGRVQHSILLEIFTDEGIGTMVVPDGQGGDGT; encoded by the coding sequence ATGAGCACCGCGAGGCGCCACACCGCGCTCCCCAAGGCCGAGATCCTCATCGAGGCGCTGCCCTGGCTCACCCGCCACAACGGCAAGATCGTCGTCATCAAGTTCGGCGGCAACGCCATGATCGACGAGGACCTGAAGGCGGCCTTCGCCCAGGACGTCGTCTTCCTGCGCCAGGCCGGCCTGCGGCCCGTCGTCGTCCACGGCGGCGGCCCGCAGATCAACGCCCAGCTCGACAAGCAGGGCCTGGTCAGCGAGTTCAAGGCCGGCCTGCGGGTCACCACCCCGGAGGCCATGGACGTCGTACGCATGGTCCTGGCGGGCCAGGTCCAGCGCGAGCTGGTCGGCCTGCTCAACCAGCACGGGCCGCTCGCCGTCGGCATGACCGGCGAGGACGCCCACACCATCACCGCCACCAAGCACACCCCGCGGATCGGCGGCGAAGCCGTCGACATCGGCCGGGTCGGCGAGATCACCGCCATCGACACCGGCGCGATCGAGGCCCTGCTCGCCGACGGCCGGATCCCGGTCATCTCCTCCATCGCGCGCAGCGCCGACGACGGCCACGTGTACAACGTGAACGCCGACACGGCCGCCGCCGCGCTGGCCGCCGCGCTCGGCGCGGAGACGCTGATGGTCCTCACCGACGTCGAGGGCCTCTACGCGGACTGGCCCAACAGCGACGAGGTCATCAGCCGGCTCACCGTCAGCGAGCTGGAGAAGCTGCTGCCCGAGCTGTCCAGCGGCATGGTGCCGAAGATGGAGGGCTGCCTGCACGCCGTGCGCGGCGGCGTCAGCACGGCCCGGGTGATCGACGGGCGGGTCCAGCACTCGATCCTGCTGGAGATCTTCACCGACGAGGGAATCGGCACGATGGTCGTGCCCGACGGACAGGGAGGGGACGGTACGTGA